One window from the genome of Synechococcus sp. PROS-7-1 encodes:
- a CDS encoding DUF6561 domain-containing protein: protein MPGPVVNGVKVGRSASGEAASQVAEALPFLPVLSEGTIRVVLLTSGHLIVARLRQTTDPDGDRAYQLIRPLRLVGDLDGDEWSLQPFLAGLTPQRNIVMLKAAVAAVLEPEARILQVYTRSTNQECPPSETPVERLKKAFQEFTDSIEPG from the coding sequence ATGCCAGGACCTGTCGTTAACGGTGTGAAAGTGGGACGTTCCGCATCCGGAGAGGCAGCCTCTCAAGTGGCTGAAGCCCTTCCGTTTCTGCCAGTGCTCAGTGAGGGAACCATCCGCGTGGTGCTACTCACCAGCGGACATTTGATCGTGGCGCGTCTCCGGCAGACCACCGATCCTGATGGTGATCGTGCTTATCAATTGATCCGCCCCCTGCGCCTGGTCGGCGATCTCGATGGGGATGAATGGTCCCTGCAACCGTTTCTGGCGGGGCTGACACCGCAACGCAACATCGTGATGCTGAAGGCAGCAGTGGCCGCAGTGCTTGAGCCCGAAGCCCGAATTCTTCAGGTCTATACCCGCTCAACGAATCAGGAATGCCCGCCGTCAGAAACCCCTGTAGAGCGTTTGAAAAAAGCGTTCCAGGAATTCACAGACAGCATCGAGCCTGGTTAA
- a CDS encoding MarC family protein — protein sequence MSLLHTAVGIFTISNPIGNLPIYLSFTDGNRRKDRAIARSSAITFLVSLMLATWLGNDLLGFFGISRPAFQVAGGVIVVLIGLSMLRSEPSKVHHDPESIERDQNSAVKGIVPLGIPLLAGPGTLTVVIADPNAASMGGKIGLSGVVLLLTLVVYLIFEAGEMLSSKISASALQVLTKIMGLLLTSIAVQMIFTGLSAGFPVLLQHGASS from the coding sequence ATGTCTCTTCTGCACACAGCCGTCGGCATCTTCACGATCTCAAACCCCATCGGCAATCTGCCGATCTACCTGTCGTTTACGGATGGGAACCGGCGCAAAGATCGCGCCATCGCCCGCAGCAGTGCGATCACATTTTTGGTCAGCCTGATGCTGGCCACCTGGCTGGGCAACGACCTACTTGGATTTTTCGGAATTTCACGCCCGGCATTCCAGGTGGCCGGCGGGGTGATCGTGGTTCTGATCGGCCTCTCCATGCTGCGCTCAGAACCATCCAAGGTTCACCATGATCCAGAGTCCATCGAACGGGATCAGAACTCCGCGGTCAAGGGGATTGTGCCCCTCGGCATCCCCCTATTGGCAGGCCCGGGCACACTCACCGTGGTGATCGCAGACCCCAATGCAGCCAGCATGGGCGGCAAGATTGGCCTGAGTGGGGTTGTGCTGCTGCTCACCCTGGTGGTGTATCTGATTTTCGAAGCGGGGGAGATGCTCTCCTCGAAGATCAGTGCATCAGCGCTTCAAGTGCTCACCAAGATCATGGGTCTCCTCCTCACCTCCATCGCGGTGCAGATGATTTTCACAGGCTTAAGCGCAGGCTTTCCAGTGCTTCTTCAGCATGGTGCGAGCAGTTGA
- the rpoD gene encoding RNA polymerase sigma factor RpoD codes for MSPAASKSAQADAKSSPAIVMVADASGQPKELTVKAKAKPKSKAASTSPKSSKAKPAAKTTKAAKTTTRSRSKTAAPAADDLNAAADQLLAKAAGKGTEATKASADAATAGKEEKAKADAKAKVLASIKVGPKGVYTEDSIRVYLQEIGRIRLLRPDEEIELARKIADLLYLEELAAQFESDNGKLPDNKEWAALVEMPLIRFRRRLMLGRRAKEKMVQSNLRLVVSIAKKYMNRGLSFQDLIQEGSLGLIRAAEKFDHEKGYKFSTYATWWIRQAITRAIADQSRTIRLPVHLYETISRIKKTTKVLSQEFGRKPTEEEIAESMEMTIEKLRFIAKSAQLPISLETPIGKEEDSRLGDFIEADIENPEQDVAKNLLREDLEGVLATLSPRERDVLRLRYGLDDGRMKTLEEIGQIFDVTRERIRQIEAKALRKLRHPNRNGVLKEYIK; via the coding sequence ATGAGCCCTGCTGCGAGCAAGTCAGCTCAGGCTGACGCCAAATCATCCCCAGCAATTGTGATGGTGGCTGATGCCAGCGGCCAACCCAAGGAGTTGACTGTTAAAGCCAAGGCCAAGCCCAAGAGCAAAGCGGCTTCGACGTCGCCCAAGAGCAGCAAAGCCAAACCCGCCGCAAAGACAACCAAAGCGGCCAAAACCACCACACGCAGCCGCAGCAAGACTGCTGCCCCCGCTGCTGACGATCTCAATGCAGCGGCTGACCAGCTGCTGGCCAAGGCCGCAGGTAAGGGTACGGAGGCCACCAAGGCATCTGCGGATGCTGCAACCGCTGGCAAGGAAGAGAAAGCCAAAGCAGACGCCAAAGCCAAGGTTCTCGCCAGCATCAAGGTGGGGCCAAAAGGTGTTTACACCGAAGACTCCATTCGCGTGTACCTCCAGGAAATTGGTCGCATCCGGCTTCTACGTCCCGACGAAGAGATCGAACTGGCCCGAAAGATTGCCGATTTGCTCTACCTCGAGGAACTCGCAGCCCAGTTTGAAAGCGACAACGGCAAGCTTCCCGACAACAAGGAGTGGGCTGCTCTGGTGGAAATGCCACTCATTCGCTTCCGCCGGCGACTGATGTTGGGTCGCAGAGCTAAGGAAAAGATGGTGCAATCCAACCTGAGGCTGGTTGTATCGATTGCCAAGAAATACATGAACCGGGGGCTGAGCTTCCAAGACCTGATTCAGGAGGGCAGCCTGGGTCTGATCCGAGCCGCCGAAAAATTTGATCATGAGAAGGGTTACAAATTCTCCACCTATGCCACGTGGTGGATTCGCCAGGCGATCACGCGCGCGATTGCCGACCAGAGCCGCACGATCCGCCTGCCGGTTCACCTCTACGAGACCATTTCCCGGATCAAAAAAACCACCAAAGTTCTGAGCCAGGAATTCGGACGCAAGCCCACGGAAGAAGAAATCGCTGAATCGATGGAGATGACCATCGAAAAACTGCGTTTCATCGCCAAGAGCGCCCAGCTACCGATTTCCTTGGAGACACCGATCGGCAAGGAGGAAGATTCCCGTCTTGGCGACTTCATTGAAGCCGACATCGAGAATCCAGAACAGGATGTCGCCAAGAACTTGCTCAGGGAAGACCTTGAGGGTGTTCTCGCCACCCTGAGCCCACGGGAACGGGATGTATTGCGACTTCGCTACGGCCTCGATGACGGTCGCATGAAGACCCTTGAAGAGATCGGACAGATCTTCGATGTGACCCGTGAACGGATCCGTCAGATCGAGGCCAAGGCTCTGCGCAAGCTGCGCCATCCCAACCGCAATGGGGTACTCAAGGAATACATCAAATAG
- a CDS encoding L,D-transpeptidase: MKHVCFGRAACSAGAVAAVLLGGAAPGLASMAPAPVAEDTHIHLDLRQRRISVIRNGERIGPWPVAIGDPKTPTPTGVFQVENKRVNPQYQSTKSGRVHPVTGPSSPLGHRWIGFLQHGPNQFGIHGTPWPHWVKIRAAVSNGCVRMLNAHVQKLYELVDVGTPVKITR, from the coding sequence ATGAAACACGTCTGTTTCGGGCGGGCAGCCTGCTCTGCTGGCGCCGTCGCTGCAGTTCTCCTCGGCGGTGCTGCTCCCGGTTTGGCCTCGATGGCGCCTGCTCCGGTCGCTGAGGACACGCATATTCATCTCGATCTGAGACAGCGTCGCATCAGCGTGATTCGCAATGGCGAGCGCATCGGGCCTTGGCCTGTGGCGATCGGAGACCCAAAGACTCCCACTCCGACCGGCGTGTTCCAGGTTGAGAACAAGCGGGTGAATCCTCAGTACCAGAGCACCAAGTCAGGTCGCGTTCATCCGGTGACTGGACCCTCCAGTCCCCTGGGCCATCGCTGGATCGGTTTTCTCCAGCATGGGCCGAATCAGTTCGGGATTCACGGAACCCCCTGGCCCCATTGGGTGAAGATCAGGGCGGCAGTCTCCAATGGCTGCGTGCGCATGCTCAACGCCCACGTGCAAAAGCTCTATGAACTGGTGGATGTGGGCACCCCGGTGAAGATCACGCGCTGA
- the hemC gene encoding hydroxymethylbilane synthase, with amino-acid sequence MALEHLRIASRRSQLAMVQTNWVKAELESAHPGLAISVEAMATQGDKILDVALAKIGDKGLFTKELEAQMLVGRAEIAVHSLKDLPTNLPEGLMLGCITEREDPADALVVNSKNADHTLETLPEGSVVGTSSLRRLAQLRHHFPHLQFKDVRGNVITRLEKLDAGQYDCLILAAAGLSRLGFGDRIHQIIPGHISLHAVGQGALGIECVCDRPEVLKLIQVLEHAPTAGRCLAERAFLRELEGGCQVPIGVNSRIDGQELILTGMVASLDGQRLIRDERRGSLTDPEAIGRALAADLKSRGAGEILQEIFAEMRPEA; translated from the coding sequence ATGGCTCTCGAGCACCTGCGCATTGCATCCCGCCGCAGCCAGCTGGCCATGGTTCAAACCAACTGGGTGAAGGCAGAACTCGAGTCGGCACATCCCGGCTTGGCGATCTCAGTTGAGGCGATGGCCACCCAGGGCGACAAGATTCTCGATGTGGCCCTGGCGAAGATCGGTGACAAGGGCCTGTTCACCAAAGAACTCGAAGCACAGATGCTCGTGGGCAGGGCGGAGATTGCCGTCCATTCCCTGAAGGATCTGCCCACCAACCTTCCTGAGGGGCTGATGCTGGGATGCATCACCGAGAGAGAGGATCCCGCGGACGCCCTTGTGGTCAACAGCAAAAACGCGGATCACACCCTGGAAACCCTCCCGGAAGGCTCGGTGGTTGGCACAAGCTCCCTGCGCAGACTGGCCCAGCTACGCCATCACTTCCCCCATCTCCAGTTCAAGGATGTGCGCGGGAATGTGATCACTCGCCTCGAGAAGCTCGATGCGGGGCAATACGACTGCCTGATTCTCGCGGCCGCTGGCCTGAGCCGACTGGGATTCGGTGACCGCATCCACCAGATCATCCCTGGCCACATCTCCCTTCATGCTGTGGGGCAGGGTGCTCTCGGAATTGAGTGCGTCTGTGACCGGCCTGAGGTGCTCAAGCTCATTCAGGTTCTTGAGCATGCGCCCACAGCCGGGCGCTGCCTGGCCGAACGGGCTTTCCTGCGCGAACTGGAGGGCGGATGCCAGGTTCCGATTGGTGTGAACAGCCGCATCGATGGACAGGAACTGATCCTCACCGGCATGGTGGCCAGCCTGGATGGCCAACGCTTGATCCGTGACGAGCGCCGCGGGAGCCTCACCGATCCTGAAGCCATCGGCCGCGCCCTGGCTGCAGACTTGAAATCCCGCGGTGCAGGCGAGATCCTTCAGGAGATCTTTGCAGAAATGCGCCCCGAAGCGTAA